A genomic segment from Nicotiana tabacum cultivar K326 chromosome 7, ASM71507v2, whole genome shotgun sequence encodes:
- the LOC142162111 gene encoding uncharacterized protein LOC142162111 has protein sequence MCMPKSAEGLNLTNLKLWNKAAITKICWDLKTKKDTLWINWIHEYYITAQNLESMTIPQQASWMVKKILKARDELGYVQAEYLKNKSMIRSICLKMVGELPNVSWKRIMCGNEARPKAVFITWLQKQDRLLTAARLESWGIQVENNYVMCKEIAKTRDYLFAECAVRRQVWKKLMQWRQITWVDMST, from the coding sequence ATGTGTATGCCAAAGTCAGCAGAGGGATTAAATCTCACAAATCTTAAATTGTGGAACAAAGCAGCCATAACAAAGATTTGTTGGGACTTGAAGACTAAGAAAGACACTTTGTGGATTAACTGGATTCATGAATACTACATAACAGCACAAAATTTGGAGAGTATGACTATCCCCCAACAAGCTAGTTGGATGGTCAAGAAAATACTCAAAGCAAGAGATGAATTGGGATATGTGCAAGCAGAGTACTTGAAGAACAAAAGCATGATCAGAAGCATATGTTTAAAAATGGTTGGGGAGTTACCTAATGTTTCATGGAAAAGAATCATGTGTGGCAATGAAGCAAGACCAAAAGCAGTGTTTATAACGTGGCTACAAAAACAAGATAGGCTGCTAACTGCTGCAAGACTAGAAAGCTGGGGAATTCAAGTTGAAAATAACTATGTCATGTGTAAAGAGATAGCTAAAACCAGGGATTATCTATTTGCCGAATGTGCAGTTAGAAGACAGGTTTGGAAGAAGCTAATGCAGTGGCGTCAAATCACTTGGGTAGATATGAGCACATAG